In the Bartonella apihabitans genome, TACGTGATTGTCCGAATCTTACAAATTTCAATGTAACAGTTGCTGCGATCAATGTCATCGCTATAAGAAGCGCAGGAAGTGCAACTAATGATTGTAGTTGCATATCGAAAGAATTGGCCGAATATCCGAATGAACGGGCAACCTCTATTTTGCGGGGCAAATCATAAAACGGAATTGTTGCCGGATCCGCCAATTTTTCTTCGACAAATTCCGGCCGCAAATTGCTCGGAATCTTTAATTCTGTAAACAATTCAGGCTCATGACCAGCTCTGTAACGACCGCCATTTTCAAGAACCCAATAGCCCTGAACGAGGTGGGCACGAGATGTATTCAGCCAATCTTTGATCGTTTGATCATCGTTATATTCGACGAAAGTCGCATCAATCAATGTCAGCCCGCCATCGGCAACAGATTTTGTACCTATGGTTGTAAGCCCGAAGTCGGTACGTTGCGTTAACCATGGCACACGTTCTTTATCCACAGGCGTTTCTACATTCTTGCCTTTCCACTGGGAAAGAATTTTTTCCGATTGTGCTGTTCCCCATGCTGCAACGGGGTTAACCACCACAACACCGAAAAGACCGAATAAAAAAGCGCCAAAACATAAAGGCGTAAGAAATTGCCATGCCGATACGCCTATAGAACGGGTTACAACAAGTTCCATTTTTCTATTAAGAGAGATCAGCGTTGCCATGGCGGAAAACAACGCTACAAACGGAAATAATTGTTGCATATTGAACGGAATGCGCAATGCCGATATTGCGAGCGCTCCGAAAGGCGAATAACCGGGTAAACCTGCAAGTCTTCCGGCATTGATCGTAAAATCGATCAAAAGAGAAAGAACAAAAATTCCCAGCAAAAAATAGACGGTTGTCTTTACATATCGGGAGAAGAAATACCGTCCTAATGTCCATCCAATCATGATGCGCCCCCACTTACATCAGATTGTTTATGGCGAAAAATTCTATCTTTCAAATGTTTTAGAGCATTCCATGTTTTGTAACCGAATTGATCAGGCAATGTCATTTTACGATTTGTCAGAAACAGAAACAGGATAAAGCAGCAAACACCGATCGGCAAAATGTAGAGAAGCGGTATATAAGCCAGATCATTATCGGAACGGTCGCCAAAAAAATAACCGATAGCATAGACAATAAGTGAAAGGGAAATCGCCGAAAATGATGCAGAGATGCGCGCCTGACGTTGTGAACGTGCGTCACCGGCAACGGCCAAGGCAATCAAAGCGAAAACAATCGGGTAAAGCC is a window encoding:
- the lptG gene encoding LPS export ABC transporter permease LptG, with translation MIGWTLGRYFFSRYVKTTVYFLLGIFVLSLLIDFTINAGRLAGLPGYSPFGALAISALRIPFNMQQLFPFVALFSAMATLISLNRKMELVVTRSIGVSAWQFLTPLCFGAFLFGLFGVVVVNPVAAWGTAQSEKILSQWKGKNVETPVDKERVPWLTQRTDFGLTTIGTKSVADGGLTLIDATFVEYNDDQTIKDWLNTSRAHLVQGYWVLENGGRYRAGHEPELFTELKIPSNLRPEFVEEKLADPATIPFYDLPRKIEVARSFGYSANSFDMQLQSLVALPALLIAMTLIAATVTLKFVRFGQSRTMILGGIIAGFVLYVVTVLVQAFGKAAYVPPVIAAWVPVVIALFFGISFLLHKEDG